The Halichondria panicea chromosome 14, odHalPani1.1, whole genome shotgun sequence genome contains a region encoding:
- the LOC135347486 gene encoding uncharacterized protein LOC135347486 isoform X2 has protein sequence MVFLGPHWAITIEEALFLVPKVSDAEEAELTRFLIRCASVGFPKTRSNVIAIVQRVCDRKGVKVTVTHGWYESFTKRHSELVLRIPAKLSVARAKATDGVSVQTGRKTETAPDDQAPVVVVDPKSPVKSSGESATRNVKSTRSRTRAGVSVQTGRKKTDDQAPVVVIDPESPVKSSGESAARNVKSTPFSTRAGDSKAYKVHL, from the exons ATGGTATTCCTAGGTCCACACTGGGCGATTACTATCGAGGAAGCACTCTTCCTGGTGCCAAAAGTCTCTGATGCAGAAGAAGCAGAACTGACCAGGTTCTTGATTAGATGTGCCTCTGTTGGCTTTCCTAAAACCAGAAGTAATGTAATTGCAATTGTGCAAAGAGTGTGCGACCGTAAAGGAGTCAAGGTCACAGTCACTCATGGTTGGTATGAAAGCTTCACAAAGCGACACTCGGAACTAGTTTTGCGAATTCCTGCTAAATTGTCTGTAGCAAGAGCAAAAGCCACAGATG GAGTGAGTGTTCAGACTGGGAGAAAGACTGAGACAG CTCCAGATGACCAAGCTCCTGTCGTTGTCGTTGACCCTAAGAGCCCAGTGAAAAGCAGCGGGGAAAGTGCTACAAGGAACGTAAAATCTACGCGCTCTAGAACACGCGCTG GAGTGAGTGTTCAGACTGGGAGAAAGAAAACAG ACGACCAAGCTCCTGTTGTTGTCATTGATCCTGAGAGCCCAGTGAAAAGCAGCGGGGAAAGTGCTGCAAGGAATGTCAAATCTACGCCCTTTAGTACACGTGCTGGTGACTCGAAGGCATATAAG GTACACTTATGA
- the LOC135347486 gene encoding uncharacterized protein LOC135347486 isoform X1, which yields MVFLGPHWAITIEEALFLVPKVSDAEEAELTRFLIRCASVGFPKTRSNVIAIVQRVCDRKGVKVTVTHGWYESFTKRHSELVLRIPAKLSVARAKATDGVSVQTGRKTETAPDDQAPVVVVDPKSPVKSSGESATRNVKSTRSRTRAGVSVQTGRKKTAPDDQAPVVVIDPESPVKSSGESAARNVKSTPFSTRAGDSKAYKVHL from the exons ATGGTATTCCTAGGTCCACACTGGGCGATTACTATCGAGGAAGCACTCTTCCTGGTGCCAAAAGTCTCTGATGCAGAAGAAGCAGAACTGACCAGGTTCTTGATTAGATGTGCCTCTGTTGGCTTTCCTAAAACCAGAAGTAATGTAATTGCAATTGTGCAAAGAGTGTGCGACCGTAAAGGAGTCAAGGTCACAGTCACTCATGGTTGGTATGAAAGCTTCACAAAGCGACACTCGGAACTAGTTTTGCGAATTCCTGCTAAATTGTCTGTAGCAAGAGCAAAAGCCACAGATG GAGTGAGTGTTCAGACTGGGAGAAAGACTGAGACAG CTCCAGATGACCAAGCTCCTGTCGTTGTCGTTGACCCTAAGAGCCCAGTGAAAAGCAGCGGGGAAAGTGCTACAAGGAACGTAAAATCTACGCGCTCTAGAACACGCGCTG GAGTGAGTGTTCAGACTGGGAGAAAGAAAACAG CTCCAGACGACCAAGCTCCTGTTGTTGTCATTGATCCTGAGAGCCCAGTGAAAAGCAGCGGGGAAAGTGCTGCAAGGAATGTCAAATCTACGCCCTTTAGTACACGTGCTGGTGACTCGAAGGCATATAAG GTACACTTATGA